From the Lysobacter sp. FW306-1B-D06B genome, one window contains:
- a CDS encoding outer membrane beta-barrel protein, with amino-acid sequence MKKNKLLSTALVAVIASAAAFGAQAADKGFYAGAGVGQSFVDEGAYDDEDTAFSVFGGYQFNRYFGLEGGYADFGKLEPRGAGPELEASSVYLTAVGTLPITDKFSAYAKAGIQRWDLDTAIPSVVGNSDDSGTDPTYGLGVQYRFTDHVALRGEYSRFQIEDTDLDLAQLQVRYDF; translated from the coding sequence ATGAAGAAGAACAAGCTGCTGTCCACTGCCCTCGTCGCCGTCATCGCCAGCGCCGCCGCCTTTGGCGCGCAGGCCGCCGACAAGGGCTTTTACGCCGGTGCAGGCGTGGGCCAGTCCTTCGTGGACGAAGGTGCCTACGACGATGAAGACACCGCGTTCTCGGTCTTCGGCGGTTATCAGTTCAACCGCTATTTCGGACTCGAGGGCGGCTACGCCGATTTCGGCAAGCTCGAGCCGCGCGGCGCGGGCCCGGAGCTGGAAGCCAGCTCGGTCTACCTGACCGCCGTCGGCACGTTGCCGATCACCGACAAGTTCTCCGCCTACGCCAAGGCGGGCATCCAGCGCTGGGACCTGGACACGGCGATTCCGTCCGTCGTCGGCAATAGCGACGACAGCGGCACCGATCCGACCTACGGCCTGGGCGTGCAGTACCGCTTCACCGACCACGTCGCACTGCGCGGCGAGTACAGCCGCTTCCAGATCGAAGACACCGATCTGGACCTGGCCCAGTTGCAGGTCCGTTACGACTTCTGA
- the fnr gene encoding fumarate/nitrate reduction transcriptional regulator Fnr, with amino-acid sequence MNEASALDLARLRRSCSQCSLQQLCLPAGITGPELERLDDIVRRRRAIGRGERLFRIGDPLASVYVARDGAFKTVSVTEDGEEQVLGFHLPGELIGLDALGGGAHRCEAIALGEANVCEVPFDQLTEIAAQLPGLQQQLLRVIGHSLNRDHDHMGMLVRRQANERIALFLHGLTERFRQIGQSPTAFKLPMSREDVARYLGLALETVSRGFTRLQEDEVILVHGRRVEILDVEELTRLAHGAEADNASRARRAR; translated from the coding sequence ATGAACGAAGCCTCCGCCCTTGATCTGGCCCGCCTGCGCCGCAGTTGCTCGCAGTGTTCGCTGCAGCAGCTCTGCCTTCCGGCGGGCATCACCGGGCCGGAACTGGAGCGCCTGGACGACATCGTCCGCCGCCGTCGCGCCATCGGCCGCGGCGAGCGCTTGTTCCGCATCGGCGATCCGCTTGCTTCGGTGTACGTGGCACGCGACGGTGCGTTCAAGACGGTCAGCGTGACGGAGGACGGTGAGGAGCAGGTGCTGGGCTTCCACTTGCCGGGCGAACTGATCGGCCTGGATGCGTTGGGCGGCGGCGCGCACCGATGCGAGGCGATCGCACTGGGCGAGGCCAACGTGTGCGAAGTGCCGTTCGACCAGCTCACCGAGATCGCGGCGCAACTGCCCGGCCTGCAGCAGCAGCTGCTGCGCGTGATCGGCCACAGCCTCAACCGCGATCACGACCACATGGGCATGCTGGTGCGGCGGCAGGCGAACGAGCGCATCGCGTTGTTCCTGCATGGCCTGACCGAGCGTTTCCGCCAGATCGGACAGTCGCCGACCGCATTCAAGTTGCCGATGAGCCGCGAGGATGTGGCGCGTTATCTCGGCCTCGCGCTGGAAACCGTCAGCCGCGGTTTCACGCGTTTGCAGGAAGACGAAGTGATCCTGGTGCACGGCCGGCGCGTGGAGATTCTCGACGTCGAAGAGCTGACGCGCCTTGCGCACGGTGCCGAAGCGGACAACGCATCGCGCGCGCGTCGCGCACGCTGA
- a CDS encoding 4Fe-4S dicluster domain-containing protein — protein MSKKITIDLVEDTGSALYVSERKIYPRSVSGVFQTWRNVAVVVLLGMFYVFPWLRWDGRQAVLFDLPARKFYVFGLNFWPQDFFLLSVLLIIAGLTLFFFTALAGRLWCGFACPQTVWTEVFLWMERWTEGDRNARMKLDAGPWNGTKVLRKGAKHLLWLVFALWTGFTFVGFFTPITDLAARVPLFGQAPGWGGWETFWVLFYALATWGNAGFLREQVCKYMCPYARFQSAMFDRNTLIIAYDPMRGEPRGPRKRGLGSVLERARGLLDVATAYNYVFRAARQGNAVALEAAGTTAVTDVGLTAEPLPKFAPEQLGDCIDCTICVQVCPTGIDIRNGLQYECIACGACIDACDSVMDKMGYPKGLIRYSTQNAIDGKPTRVARPRVLVYGTLLAALCVAWAWGVGHRSPLIAEVLRDRNALYRETADQRIENTYTLKLINKDMEPRSFRIRAQGQAGITLAGGEQTIDAAAEEVLNLPLVLSAPKDVHGKQPVTFHVERTDGAASANVESNFFGPM, from the coding sequence ATGAGCAAGAAAATCACGATCGACCTTGTCGAAGACACCGGCAGCGCGCTGTACGTCAGCGAGCGCAAGATCTACCCGCGCAGCGTGAGCGGTGTGTTCCAGACCTGGCGAAATGTCGCGGTCGTGGTGTTGCTGGGCATGTTCTACGTGTTCCCCTGGCTGCGCTGGGACGGACGTCAGGCGGTGCTTTTCGACCTGCCGGCGCGCAAGTTCTACGTGTTCGGGCTGAACTTCTGGCCGCAGGATTTCTTCCTGCTCTCGGTGCTGCTGATCATCGCCGGCCTGACGCTGTTCTTCTTCACCGCGTTGGCCGGCCGCCTGTGGTGCGGCTTCGCCTGCCCGCAGACGGTGTGGACGGAAGTGTTCCTGTGGATGGAGCGCTGGACCGAAGGCGATCGCAACGCGCGCATGAAGCTCGACGCCGGCCCCTGGAACGGCACGAAGGTCTTGCGCAAGGGTGCCAAGCATCTGCTCTGGCTGGTGTTCGCGCTGTGGACCGGCTTCACCTTCGTCGGCTTCTTCACGCCGATCACCGACCTGGCCGCACGCGTGCCGTTGTTCGGGCAGGCACCGGGCTGGGGTGGCTGGGAAACGTTCTGGGTGTTGTTCTATGCGCTGGCGACCTGGGGCAACGCCGGCTTCCTGCGCGAGCAGGTCTGCAAGTACATGTGCCCGTATGCGCGCTTCCAGAGCGCGATGTTCGACCGCAACACCCTGATCATCGCCTACGACCCGATGCGCGGCGAACCGCGCGGCCCGCGCAAGCGCGGCCTGGGCAGCGTGCTCGAACGCGCGCGCGGCCTGCTCGATGTCGCCACCGCCTACAACTACGTGTTCCGAGCCGCGCGCCAGGGCAACGCCGTCGCGCTCGAGGCCGCCGGCACCACCGCCGTCACCGACGTCGGCCTCACCGCCGAACCGCTGCCGAAATTCGCGCCCGAACAACTGGGCGACTGCATCGACTGCACGATCTGCGTGCAGGTCTGCCCCACCGGCATCGACATCCGCAATGGCCTGCAGTACGAGTGCATCGCCTGCGGCGCGTGCATCGACGCCTGCGATTCGGTGATGGACAAGATGGGCTACCCCAAGGGCCTGATCCGCTACTCCACGCAGAACGCCATCGACGGCAAGCCCACGCGCGTGGCGCGTCCGCGCGTGCTCGTCTATGGCACGCTGCTGGCCGCGTTGTGCGTGGCCTGGGCGTGGGGCGTCGGCCATCGCAGTCCGCTCATCGCGGAGGTGCTGCGCGACCGCAACGCGCTTTACCGCGAGACGGCTGACCAGCGCATCGAGAACACCTACACGCTCAAGCTGATCAACAAGGACATGGAGCCGCGAAGCTTCCGCATCCGCGCGCAGGGCCAGGCCGGCATCACGCTGGCGGGCGGCGAACAGACCATCGACGCCGCCGCCGAGGAAGTGCTCAACCTGCCTCTGGTACTGTCGGCACCGAAGGACGTACACGGCAAGCAGCCGGTCACCTTCCATGTCGAGCGTACGGACGGCGCGGCCAGCGCCAACGTGGAATCCAACTTCTTCGGACCGATGTGA
- the ccoO gene encoding cytochrome-c oxidase, cbb3-type subunit II: protein MSHSHEKVETNVGLMAVLIAVAVSFGGLAEIVPLMHQAEAIEPLPGVKPYPALQLAGRDVYVREGCYNCHSQMVRTLRFETERYGHYSLAGESVYDRPFQWGSKRTGPDLARVGGRYSDDWHRVHLLNPRDVVPESNMPGFPWLAKNTVDGAQVEDRMRALKTIGDPYTAADIAGAKAAVEGKTELDAVVAYLQGLGRHAPRGG, encoded by the coding sequence ATGAGTCATTCTCACGAGAAAGTCGAAACCAACGTCGGCCTGATGGCGGTGCTGATCGCCGTGGCCGTCTCCTTCGGTGGTCTGGCGGAAATCGTCCCGCTGATGCACCAGGCCGAAGCCATCGAACCGTTGCCGGGCGTGAAGCCCTACCCCGCGCTGCAACTCGCCGGACGCGACGTCTACGTCCGCGAGGGCTGCTACAACTGCCACTCGCAGATGGTGCGCACGCTGCGCTTCGAGACCGAACGCTACGGCCATTACTCGCTCGCGGGCGAATCGGTCTACGACCGTCCGTTCCAGTGGGGCAGCAAGCGCACCGGGCCCGACCTGGCACGCGTCGGCGGCCGCTACTCCGACGACTGGCACCGCGTGCACCTGCTGAACCCGCGCGATGTCGTGCCCGAATCCAACATGCCCGGTTTCCCGTGGCTGGCGAAGAACACGGTCGACGGCGCGCAGGTCGAAGACCGCATGCGTGCGCTCAAGACCATCGGCGATCCGTACACGGCCGCCGATATCGCCGGCGCGAAGGCTGCCGTCGAGGGCAAGACCGAACTCGACGCCGTCGTCGCTTATCTGCAAGGTCTCGGTCGCCATGCGCCGAGGGGAGGCTGA
- a CDS encoding cbb3-type cytochrome c oxidase subunit 3 yields MLSGIVTTVLLVLFVAGWIWVWSPRRKKEFEAAARLPLDESKEMPQ; encoded by the coding sequence ATGCTGTCCGGAATCGTGACAACCGTGCTGCTGGTGCTGTTCGTGGCCGGCTGGATCTGGGTGTGGAGCCCGAGACGAAAGAAAGAATTCGAAGCGGCGGCGCGACTGCCGCTCGATGAAAGTAAGGAGATGCCGCAATGA
- a CDS encoding FixH family protein — MEQRGRTRNPVMWLVIGLPILAVVAGVGLVVIALRSGGDDAVIDTVQRTAQIQTTELGPDERAREMKLSAVLRVDRRGVELLPVDGGFGDGQVPRDVPLTLALSHPSQATQDRTLELRPSELGWHADVDLPLDHDWLLQLTPNDRQWRLHGRLVAGQQAAHLAPALAGE; from the coding sequence ATGGAACAGCGCGGACGCACCCGCAATCCCGTGATGTGGCTGGTGATCGGACTGCCGATCCTGGCCGTGGTGGCCGGCGTCGGGCTGGTCGTGATCGCGCTGCGCAGCGGCGGCGACGACGCCGTCATCGACACCGTGCAGCGCACCGCGCAGATCCAGACGACCGAACTCGGCCCCGACGAGCGCGCGCGGGAGATGAAACTCTCCGCGGTGCTGCGCGTGGATCGCCGTGGCGTCGAGCTGCTGCCCGTGGACGGTGGTTTCGGCGACGGCCAGGTGCCGCGCGATGTGCCGCTGACCCTCGCGCTGTCGCACCCGAGCCAGGCCACACAAGACCGCACGCTCGAACTCCGGCCCAGCGAGCTGGGCTGGCACGCGGACGTGGACCTCCCGCTCGACCACGACTGGCTCCTGCAACTCACCCCGAACGACCGGCAGTGGCGTCTGCACGGCCGCCTCGTCGCCGGCCAGCAGGCCGCGCACCTGGCGCCGGCGCTCGCCGGCGAATGA
- a CDS encoding APC family permease, giving the protein MEQSDTSPGTLRAVSRWQIVGLSINDVIGSGIYLLPAAAAALLGPASLWAVLLAGFAVSLLVLCYAQAASYFDGPGGGYLYAREAFGPFVGFEVGWMLLLTRIATAAALANGLAEAVTHFWPAADTGWARVSIVAGSLGLLVAINIIGVRAAANAGVLLAIGKLVPLVLFVAIGAFHVDASLAAPAGAPLSVRSLGEAALLLLFAYAGFENLPAAAGEYRNPRRDVPFALLTMIATVTLVYVSVQWVALGTLPGLAGSSTPLAEAASRFSGEGLALLMTVGASISILGTSSNTVLMAPRYLLALAQDGYGPRWLGAIHPRFRTPVTAIVLIGVISLALALSGSFVQLALLSVVSRLCTYLGTAGSVLVLRHRHGDRDGALRLPGGPLIPLAAIALSIGLLASAQVANLIAAAIALVIGAVIYRLRR; this is encoded by the coding sequence TTGGAGCAGTCAGACACGTCGCCCGGCACGCTGCGCGCCGTCAGTCGATGGCAGATCGTCGGCCTCTCGATCAACGACGTCATCGGCAGCGGCATCTACCTCCTGCCCGCCGCCGCGGCGGCACTGCTCGGGCCGGCAAGCCTGTGGGCCGTGCTGCTCGCCGGCTTCGCGGTGAGCCTGCTGGTGCTGTGCTACGCGCAGGCGGCGAGCTATTTCGACGGCCCCGGCGGCGGCTACCTGTATGCACGCGAGGCGTTCGGCCCGTTCGTGGGGTTCGAAGTCGGCTGGATGCTGTTGCTGACGCGCATCGCCACCGCCGCCGCGCTCGCCAATGGCCTGGCCGAAGCAGTCACGCATTTCTGGCCGGCGGCCGACACGGGCTGGGCACGCGTATCGATCGTCGCCGGCTCGCTCGGCCTGTTGGTGGCGATCAACATAATCGGCGTGCGCGCGGCGGCGAATGCCGGCGTACTCCTGGCGATCGGAAAGCTCGTGCCGCTGGTGTTGTTCGTCGCGATCGGCGCCTTCCACGTGGACGCCTCACTCGCCGCACCGGCAGGCGCACCGCTGTCGGTGCGTTCCCTGGGCGAAGCGGCGCTGCTGTTGCTGTTCGCCTACGCCGGTTTCGAGAACCTGCCCGCGGCTGCCGGCGAATACCGCAATCCGCGCCGCGACGTTCCGTTCGCCCTGCTGACGATGATCGCCACCGTCACGCTGGTCTACGTGAGCGTGCAGTGGGTCGCGCTGGGCACGCTGCCCGGGCTGGCCGGATCGTCCACACCGCTGGCCGAGGCCGCCTCGCGCTTCAGCGGCGAAGGCCTGGCGTTGCTGATGACGGTGGGCGCGAGCATCTCGATCCTGGGCACGAGCAGCAACACCGTGCTGATGGCGCCGCGTTACCTGCTCGCGCTTGCGCAGGACGGTTACGGGCCGCGCTGGCTCGGCGCGATCCACCCGCGCTTCCGCACGCCGGTGACGGCGATCGTGCTGATCGGCGTGATTTCGCTGGCGCTGGCGCTGTCGGGCTCGTTCGTGCAGCTGGCCCTGCTGTCGGTGGTCTCGCGCCTGTGCACGTACCTGGGCACTGCAGGTTCAGTGCTCGTGCTGCGTCACCGCCACGGCGACCGCGACGGCGCGCTGCGTCTGCCGGGTGGGCCACTGATTCCGCTGGCGGCGATCGCACTGAGCATCGGGCTGCTCGCCAGCGCGCAGGTCGCCAACCTCATCGCGGCGGCGATCGCGCTGGTGATCGGCGCGGTCATCTACCGGCTGCGCCGCTGA
- the ccoP gene encoding cytochrome-c oxidase, cbb3-type subunit III, with product MSAGWSWFVIALVAINILGCVWLIWWTGKRRPGDPAPTDTSHVWDGTLTEYNKPMPRWWINLFYITIVFAIGYLIYFPGLGAYAGVSRWSSAKEQAADKARDDAKLEAAFAPYAGKSIDVIAHDPKAVALGRSIFNNTCATCHGSTAQGAIGYPNLTDQVWHWGGTPDDVLHSVLDGREGVMPEWGKVLTGMGGDNAVDYVAAYVRTLSDPDSMQNNYMAAQGKSLYEGVCIACHGVDGKGNTAMGAPDLTDDYWLYGNSSDSLRQTISNGRHGVMPAWRQTLGETRARLAAAYVWSLSHPTKPPITAAK from the coding sequence ATGAGCGCCGGCTGGTCGTGGTTCGTGATCGCGCTGGTCGCGATCAATATTCTGGGTTGCGTGTGGCTGATCTGGTGGACCGGCAAGCGCCGGCCGGGCGATCCCGCCCCCACCGACACCAGCCATGTGTGGGACGGCACCCTCACCGAGTACAACAAACCGATGCCGCGGTGGTGGATCAACCTGTTCTACATCACCATCGTCTTCGCCATCGGCTATCTCATCTACTTCCCGGGCCTGGGCGCGTATGCAGGCGTGAGCAGGTGGAGCTCCGCCAAGGAGCAGGCGGCCGACAAGGCACGCGACGACGCCAAGCTCGAAGCCGCCTTCGCGCCGTACGCAGGCAAGTCGATCGACGTCATCGCGCATGATCCCAAGGCCGTGGCGCTGGGCCGCTCCATCTTCAACAACACCTGCGCCACCTGCCATGGTTCGACCGCGCAGGGTGCCATCGGCTATCCCAACCTGACCGACCAGGTCTGGCACTGGGGCGGCACGCCCGACGACGTGCTGCATTCGGTGCTCGACGGCCGCGAAGGCGTGATGCCCGAATGGGGCAAGGTGCTGACCGGCATGGGCGGCGACAACGCGGTGGACTACGTGGCGGCCTACGTGCGCACGCTGTCGGATCCGGACAGCATGCAGAACAACTACATGGCTGCTCAGGGCAAGTCGCTCTACGAGGGCGTGTGCATCGCCTGTCACGGCGTCGACGGCAAGGGCAACACCGCCATGGGCGCGCCGGATCTCACCGACGACTACTGGCTGTACGGCAACAGCAGCGACAGCCTGCGCCAGACGATCAGCAACGGCCGTCACGGCGTGATGCCCGCATGGCGCCAGACGCTCGGCGAGACCCGCGCACGCCTGGCCGCGGCCTATGTCTGGTCGCTGTCCCACCCGACCAAGCCTCCCATTACCGCCGCGAAGTGA
- the ccoS gene encoding cbb3-type cytochrome oxidase assembly protein CcoS has product MNILLLLVPISLVLLGIAIGAFVWAVRRGQFDDLDTPAIDILRDDPLPMRAPERAIPNDDPPRHDD; this is encoded by the coding sequence ATGAACATCCTGCTCCTGCTCGTTCCGATCAGCCTGGTGCTGCTGGGCATCGCCATCGGCGCCTTCGTCTGGGCCGTGCGGCGCGGACAGTTCGACGACCTGGACACACCGGCCATCGACATCCTGCGCGACGACCCGCTGCCCATGCGCGCGCCCGAGCGCGCCATCCCGAACGACGACCCGCCACGTCATGACGATTGA
- a CDS encoding heavy metal translocating P-type ATPase encodes MDAALPLRDTRAAEAGGCQHCGESLPPDAVRADGRAFCCSGCAAAASWIRDAALGDYYQLRTSPAGRVQAEATDFSAWDRDVVLAEHSRTVPGGREITVLTDAMRCAACAWLIDRALRRLPGVLDAGANAVTGRITVAWDPQRTALSTLMQRLAALGYRPWLATGDAREQAQRIERRRWLMRLGVAGLGAIQAMMFAEALYLDSAQQMPAATRDFFRWITFLVSTPVVFYSGWPFLEGMWRELRGRRIGMDTLIAGSTLLAYFASLVETLRGGVHVWYDAAVMFVLLLLVARMFEQRARGIASAQVDALARARPALALRERGDGAPEQIPLGELVVGDVLRVAAGEAVPADGVLLDRAASFDEALITGESTPVRREPGDAALAGSVCREQSARVRVTRTGADTWLSQLTRLVEQAQSARPQLARVAERVAGGFVIALLLCATATYAWWRVHDPARALEVTLALLVVSCPCALSLAIPTALTTAHGALARMGVLGLRGDALSTLARIDRVMLDKTGTLSNGRPELDRVAVFVDMDQARALAIAAALEHGSAHPLAQAFAHVETDLAARHVTSVAGQGVEGDIDGVRWRLGRAEFAASGVDDGALWLGDGTRAFARMTVRETMREDARAAITALHRAGLAVELCSGDADGAVARFALQVGIETFHARQTPEQKLAQVRTAQARGEIVAMVGDGLNDAPVLAGADVSLAMAEGAALAQRAADFVITSPSLLRVPQAIVLARRTQRIVRQNLAWALGYNILAIPLAATGHVTPWIAAVGMAASSLLVTLNALRLSRRDADDTRRSA; translated from the coding sequence ATGGACGCGGCGCTGCCCCTGCGGGACACGCGCGCCGCCGAAGCCGGCGGTTGCCAGCACTGTGGCGAGTCGCTGCCGCCCGACGCGGTACGCGCCGACGGCCGCGCCTTCTGTTGCAGCGGTTGCGCCGCGGCGGCGTCGTGGATTCGCGATGCCGCGCTGGGCGATTACTACCAATTGCGCACCTCGCCCGCCGGACGCGTGCAGGCCGAGGCGACGGACTTCAGCGCGTGGGACCGCGATGTCGTGCTCGCCGAACACAGTCGCACCGTGCCCGGCGGACGCGAGATCACCGTGCTCACCGACGCCATGCGCTGCGCCGCGTGCGCGTGGCTGATCGATCGCGCGCTGCGGCGCCTGCCCGGCGTGCTCGATGCGGGTGCGAACGCGGTGACCGGTCGCATCACGGTGGCGTGGGATCCGCAGCGCACCGCGCTCTCCACGTTGATGCAGCGCCTCGCCGCGCTCGGTTATCGCCCCTGGCTGGCGACCGGCGACGCACGCGAGCAGGCCCAGCGCATCGAACGCCGGCGTTGGCTGATGCGACTGGGCGTGGCAGGCCTGGGCGCGATACAGGCGATGATGTTCGCCGAAGCGCTCTACCTCGACAGCGCCCAGCAGATGCCTGCGGCGACGCGTGACTTCTTCCGCTGGATCACCTTCCTCGTCTCCACGCCGGTCGTGTTCTATTCCGGCTGGCCGTTCCTGGAAGGCATGTGGCGCGAACTGCGCGGCCGTCGCATCGGCATGGACACGCTGATCGCCGGCTCCACCCTGCTCGCCTACTTCGCCAGCCTGGTCGAAACCCTGCGCGGCGGCGTGCATGTCTGGTACGACGCGGCGGTGATGTTCGTGCTGTTGTTGCTGGTGGCACGCATGTTCGAGCAGCGCGCGCGCGGCATCGCCAGCGCGCAGGTCGATGCGCTCGCGCGTGCGCGCCCTGCGCTGGCGCTGCGCGAGCGGGGCGACGGCGCGCCGGAACAGATTCCGCTGGGCGAACTCGTGGTCGGCGACGTGCTGCGCGTGGCCGCCGGCGAAGCCGTGCCGGCCGATGGCGTGCTTCTGGATCGCGCCGCGTCCTTCGACGAGGCGCTGATCACCGGCGAATCCACGCCCGTGCGACGCGAGCCCGGCGACGCGGCGCTGGCCGGCAGCGTCTGCCGCGAGCAATCCGCGCGAGTGCGCGTGACGCGCACCGGCGCGGACACCTGGCTGTCGCAGCTCACGCGGCTGGTCGAGCAGGCGCAGTCCGCGCGGCCACAGCTGGCGCGCGTCGCCGAACGCGTGGCGGGCGGCTTCGTCATCGCCCTGCTGCTGTGCGCCACCGCTACGTACGCGTGGTGGCGCGTGCACGATCCAGCGCGCGCACTGGAAGTCACGTTGGCGCTGCTGGTGGTGAGCTGCCCCTGCGCGCTTTCGCTGGCGATCCCCACCGCGCTGACCACTGCCCACGGCGCGCTCGCGCGCATGGGCGTGCTCGGCTTGCGTGGCGATGCGCTGTCCACGCTCGCGCGAATCGATCGCGTCATGCTCGACAAGACCGGCACGCTGAGCAACGGCCGTCCCGAACTCGACCGCGTCGCCGTCTTCGTCGACATGGACCAGGCGCGGGCACTGGCCATCGCGGCCGCGCTGGAACACGGCAGCGCGCATCCGCTGGCCCAGGCATTCGCGCATGTGGAGACCGACCTCGCCGCACGGCACGTCACCAGCGTCGCCGGCCAAGGGGTCGAAGGCGACATCGACGGCGTGCGTTGGCGGCTGGGCCGCGCCGAGTTCGCCGCGTCAGGCGTGGACGACGGAGCGCTCTGGCTCGGCGACGGCACGCGCGCGTTCGCGCGGATGACGGTGCGCGAAACCATGCGCGAGGATGCCCGCGCCGCGATCACGGCCCTGCATCGCGCGGGACTCGCCGTCGAGCTTTGCAGCGGCGACGCGGACGGCGCGGTCGCGCGCTTCGCACTTCAGGTCGGCATCGAAACGTTCCATGCGCGCCAGACGCCCGAACAGAAACTGGCGCAGGTGCGGACGGCGCAGGCACGCGGCGAGATCGTGGCGATGGTCGGCGACGGGCTCAACGACGCACCCGTGCTGGCAGGCGCCGACGTCTCGCTCGCGATGGCCGAAGGCGCCGCGCTGGCGCAGCGGGCGGCGGACTTCGTCATCACCAGCCCCTCGTTGTTGCGCGTTCCGCAGGCGATCGTGCTGGCGCGACGGACGCAACGCATCGTCCGCCAGAACCTGGCCTGGGCACTGGGTTACAACATCCTCGCGATCCCCCTGGCCGCGACCGGCCACGTCACGCCGTGGATCGCGGCGGTCGGCATGGCCGCATCCTCGCTGCTGGTGACGCTCAATGCATTGCGGTTGAGCCGGCGCGACGCCGACGACACGCGGAGGTCCGCATGA
- a CDS encoding sulfite exporter TauE/SafE family protein: protein MTIDWLTLGAASLSGLLGGAHCAAMCGGIATGFSATAQRSVAPAIEANLGRVGGYIIAGAIAGGLGHGIVGVARLDGLATALRMLVGLVLVIVALRLFDRHGRFTSLGRPGARMWRWLQPLQARLLPADSRAKRLGLAVLWGWLPCGLSTTLLAAAWLQASALGGALTMAAFGLGTLPVMLPLTWSGARLGRWLQTRWRNAGAALVMAAGLLTLSAPWLMQVPELHAVLSALGCVTPSA, encoded by the coding sequence ATGACGATTGACTGGCTGACGCTAGGCGCGGCCTCGCTCAGCGGACTGCTGGGCGGCGCGCATTGCGCCGCGATGTGCGGCGGCATCGCCACGGGCTTTTCCGCAACGGCGCAACGGTCGGTCGCACCGGCGATCGAAGCGAACCTGGGACGTGTCGGCGGCTACATCATCGCCGGGGCAATCGCCGGTGGCCTGGGCCACGGCATCGTCGGCGTGGCGCGGCTGGACGGTCTGGCCACCGCACTGCGCATGCTGGTCGGGCTGGTGCTGGTGATCGTCGCGCTGCGTTTGTTCGACCGCCACGGTCGCTTCACCTCGCTGGGGCGTCCCGGCGCGCGGATGTGGCGCTGGTTGCAGCCGCTTCAGGCGCGTCTGTTGCCTGCGGACTCGCGCGCGAAGCGTCTGGGCCTGGCGGTGCTGTGGGGCTGGCTGCCGTGCGGGCTGAGCACGACGCTGCTCGCGGCCGCATGGTTGCAGGCCAGTGCGCTCGGCGGTGCGCTGACGATGGCGGCGTTCGGCCTGGGCACGCTGCCGGTGATGCTGCCGCTGACCTGGAGTGGCGCGCGCCTGGGACGCTGGTTGCAGACGCGATGGCGCAATGCCGGCGCAGCGCTGGTGATGGCCGCAGGGCTGCTCACGCTGTCGGCCCCGTGGCTGATGCAGGTGCCGGAACTGCACGCGGTGCTTTCCGCGCTGGGCTGTGTCACGCCGTCGGCGTGA